One Micromonas commoda chromosome 5, complete sequence genomic window, cgccgaggagctcgccgagtaCCGCCTCAAGAAGCGCAAGGAGTTTGAAGATctcatccgccgcgtctACTGGAACGAATCCGTGTGGGTCAAGTACGCGAAATGGGAGGAGACGCAGAAGGACTTCGCCCGAGCGCGGTCCGTGTGGGAGCGCGCCCTGGACCACAACTACAGGTCCCAAAGCCTGTGGCTCAAGTACGCCGAGATGGAGATGTCGCACAAATTCGTCAACCACGCGAGAAACGTGTGGGACAGAGCCGTCAATCTCCTCCCTCGTGTCGACCAGTTCTGGTACAAGTACATACACATGGAGGAGATGATGGGCCAGGTTGCGAACGCGAGGGCCATATTCGAGCGGTGGATGGAGTGGGAGCCCGACCACAACGGCTGGAACGCGTACATAAAGATGGAGACTCGGTACAAGGAGTGGGGTAGGATCCGGCACATCTACGAGCGGTACGTGCAGTGCCACCCCAGCGTCAAGGCGTGGGTGCGGTGGGCCAAGTTCGAGATGTCCCTCGGGGATGTCGCCCGGTGCAGGGCGGTGTacgaggacgccgtggagacgatggagcgcgaggtggacgtcgaTCAGCTCTACGTCAAGTTTGCGCAGTTTGAGGAGCTCGTCAAGGAGCcggagcgcgcccgcgccatCTACAAATACGCGCTGGATAACTTACCCAAGGAGAAGGCGCAGGAGGTGTACAAGGCGTTTACCACGTTCGAGAAGCAgtacggcgaccgcggggcCATCGAGGACGTCATCGTGGGGAAGCAGAGGGTCAagtacgaggaggaggttcgAGCCAACCCGACGTCTTACGATTCGTGGTTCGACTACACCCGCATGGAGGAACAGCACGGGGACATCGAGAAGGCGAGGGAGGTTTACGAGCGGGCGATCGCGAACGTCCCGCCGCAGAACGAGAAGCGGTACTGGAAGCGGTACATATTCCTCTGGATCAATTACGCCCTCTTTGAGGAGATTGACGCGCAGGATCCGGAGCGAACGCGAGAGGTGTACCGCGAGTGCCTGAAGCTGATACCCCACAAGTCGTTCTCGTTCAGCAAGGTTTGGATCATGGCGTCGCAGTTTGAGATTCGGCAGAAACgtctggacgcggcgagaaaGATCCTCGGGATGGCCATCGGGATGCACCCGAAGGAGAAGATCTTCAAGACGTACATCGACATGGAGATGCAGCTGGGGAACATCGACCGATGCCGCACCCTGTACGAGAAGGCTCTCGAGCTCAACCCGTTCAACTGCTCCTCCTGGGTCAAGTTCGCGGAGCTGGAGAAGTCGCtcgcggagacggagcgcgcgcgagccatCTTCGAGATTGCCGTCGGCATGGACCAGCTCGACCAGCCCGAGATTCTGTGGAAGGCGTACATCGACTtcgagacggaggagggcgaACGGGGACGGTGCAGGGCGCTTtacgagcgcctcctcgagcgcacGCAGCACGTCAAGGTGTGGATATCCTTCGCGCAGTTCGAGCTGCGAGCGATGGCGCTcaacaacgacgacgacgacgacgacgacgagacggaagagcccgaggcggcggcggcgcggcgagccgccgcggaggaggcggcggcggcggcggacccggaaGAGGCGgaaccgcgacgcgtcgaacgcgcgcgg contains:
- a CDS encoding predicted protein encodes the protein MAGVGEGPLGTKLHSSATKVSYPRPTRVKNKAPAPTQITAEQIVREAKERQEETFRAPKQKITDAEELAEYRLKKRKEFEDLIRRVYWNESVWVKYAKWEETQKDFARARSVWERALDHNYRSQSLWLKYAEMEMSHKFVNHARNVWDRAVNLLPRVDQFWYKYIHMEEMMGQVANARAIFERWMEWEPDHNGWNAYIKMETRYKEWGRIRHIYERYVQCHPSVKAWVRWAKFEMSLGDVARCRAVYEDAVETMEREVDVDQLYVKFAQFEELVKEPERARAIYKYALDNLPKEKAQEVYKAFTTFEKQYGDRGAIEDVIVGKQRVKYEEEVRANPTSYDSWFDYTRMEEQHGDIEKAREVYERAIANVPPQNEKRYWKRYIFLWINYALFEEIDAQDPERTREVYRECLKLIPHKSFSFSKVWIMASQFEIRQKRLDAARKILGMAIGMHPKEKIFKTYIDMEMQLGNIDRCRTLYEKALELNPFNCSSWVKFAELEKSLAETERARAIFEIAVGMDQLDQPEILWKAYIDFETEEGERGRCRALYERLLERTQHVKVWISFAQSLKENQPDAKEERVMLLEAWRAFEEGVGGGDDRVAGVEKKMPRRVKRKRPIYTEDGTPAGQEEYYDYIFPEEQGAAPNLKILEAAYKWKRQKTTGDE